Proteins encoded by one window of Antechinus flavipes isolate AdamAnt ecotype Samford, QLD, Australia chromosome 4, AdamAnt_v2, whole genome shotgun sequence:
- the BLACAT1 gene encoding bladder cancer associated transcript 1, with amino-acid sequence MPQFTFACFCGLHGFCKMKKKKEDTHRQRETAV; translated from the coding sequence ATGCCCCAGTTCACCTTTGCCTGCTTCTGTGGACTCCATGgcttctgcaaaatgaagaagaagaaagaggatacCCACAGACAGCGAGAGACAGCAGTGTGA